Proteins from one Elgaria multicarinata webbii isolate HBS135686 ecotype San Diego chromosome 3, rElgMul1.1.pri, whole genome shotgun sequence genomic window:
- the LOC134396021 gene encoding zinc finger protein RFP-like, with amino-acid sequence MAAPSLVQEFCEETTCPICLEYFSGPVILECGHNFCQACLSCYWEERKGNASCPQCRETITQSGFRPNRQLANVVEIAKKFSLQAGKGGAGGGGEGGGGGGRVCETHQEPLKLFCKDDAAPICVVCDRSKEHREHQVIPMEEAAQEYQENIQAQLQSLQEEREKRMHWKMAEERRSQKWLAELGVEKQKTTAAFKRMHKNLEEKACFWLAELEELEQEIEEKQGRNAARRSEEISHLSQLITEIEGKCQRPASNFLEDTRRPLNRYQKEQLLEISPDLEERLGGFSQKCSLLKNIMEKLEGSLIQMLNKERVTLDLDTAHPFLALSEDRRCVQRGRKKQAVPNNAERFDSMLYVLGDERFVSGRHWWEVEVEEEEEEKEGATWAVGIAKESVRRKGYISINPNEGIWAVGKTRFGGVSSEPFWALTCPERSLLTWRGERKKIRVLLDYEEGSVAFFDADTDDWIYTFPSATFSGEEIRPFFFVWWGAGLKC; translated from the exons ATGGCAGCGCCGAGCCTCGTCCAGGAGTTCTGCGAGGAAACGACGTGCCCCATCTGCCTGGAGTACTTCAGCGGCCCCGTGATTCTGGAGTGCGGCCACAATTTCTGCCAGGCCTGCCTGAGCTGCTACTGGGAGGAACGGAAAGGCAACGCTTCCTGCCCTCAGTGCAGAGAAACGATTACGCAGAGCGGCTTCAGGCCCAACCGGCAGCTGGCGAACGTGGTGGAAATCGCCAAAAAGTTCAGCCTGCAGGCGGGAAAGGGGGGGGccggagggggcggggaaggaggagggggaggaggaagggtctGCGAGACGCACCAGGAGCCCCTGAAGCTCTTCTGCAAGGACGATGCGGCCCCCATTTGCGTGGTGTGCGACAGGTCCAAGGAGCACCGGGAGCACCAGGTGATTCCTATGGAGGAGGCTGCCCAAGAGTACCAG GAAAACATTCAGGCCCAATTGCAATCtctgcaggaagagagagaaaagcgtATGCATTGGAAAATGGCTGAGGAACGGAGGAGCCAGAAGTGGCTG GCGGAGTTGGGAGTGGAGAAGCAGAAGACCACAGCCGCTTTTAAGCGAATGCACAAGAATCTTGAGGAAAAAGCATGCTTCTGGCTGGCTGAGCTGGAAGAGCTGGAGCAAGAGATCGAAGAGAAGCAGGGACGAAATGCCGCCAGACGCTCTGAAGAGATTTCCCATCTCAGTCAGTTGATCACAGAGATAGAAGGGAAGTGCCAGCGGCCAGCCAGCAACTTCTTGGAG GACACCAGACGTCCCTTGAACAG GTATCAGAAGGAGCAACTGCTGGAAATTTCTCCAGACCTGGAAGAGAGACTCGGGGGTTTCTCTCAGAAGTGTTCACTTCTAAAGAATATTATGGAGAAATTAGAAG GGTCACTGATTCAAATGCTGAACAAAG agCGTGTGACTCTGGATCTAGACACAGCTCATCCCTTCCTCGCTCTGTCCGAGGATCGCCGGTGTGTGCAGAGGggacggaaaaagcaggctgtgCCCAACAACGCCGAGAGATTTGACAGTATGCTCTACGTGCTGGGCGATGAGAGATTCGTCTCAGGAAGACATTGGTGGGAAGTGGAagtagaagaggaggaagaggaaaaggaaggggcAACGTGGGCCGTTGGGATTGCAAAAGAGTCTGTCAGGAGAAAGGGATACATCAGCATTAATCCGAATGAGGGAATCTGGGCTGTGGGGAAGACAAGGTTTGGCGGAGTCTCGTCTGAGCCCTTCTGGGCGTTAACTTGCCCTGAGCGGAGTCTTTTGACTTGGAGAGGTGAGCGCAAGAAGATCCGGGTGCTGCTGGACTATGAAGAAGGGAGTGTGGCATTTTTTGATGCTGATACAGATGACTGGATCTACACTTTCCCTTCGGCCACTTTCTCTGGGGAGGAGATCCGACCCTTTTTCTTTGTTTGGTGGGGAGCTGGACTGAAGTGCTGA